The sequence CGTCAAATTTAGGAATTCGCCGGTCGCCATCGGTGAGCCCGCAGGAAATCGCAGGTCTTGTCACTCAGCCCACTAACTCTCAACTGCCACGGCCGCCTCGTGGTTAATGGCATTTTCGGCAAGGTCAAGCCCACAGAATGGCGGGGATCGTCGTTTTCAAAAACGCAGCGCGCTTTCTTGAGACGTTGTTTTACGCACGCCTGCATTAACCGCTATATCGAACCCATCAGCCGCACGGGTCGTTGAGCTCACTATGGCTTCAAAATCCCGTCATACAGGCGTGAAACAAATTGCCATTGCGTGGCACATGCGGGGAGAGAAAGATATGAATATGCCAAAGGATGATCTCGATAAACCAGATTGGCTGGAAGCCGAATTGGCCGATACGCTCGATGAGGACTACGAACTCGAGCTCTCCGAACCGGCGCTGTCGGAAGAAATCCGCAATCGCACGTCGCATCCGCCCCCAATGCCGCGCGTCGATTACTTCCGCGCGCTCCTGGCGCTGCAGGCCGAGCTGATCAAATTGCAGGACTGGGTATCTTATCACAGGGAGAAGGTCGTCGTGATCTTCGAGGGGCGCGATTCGGCCGGCAAGGGTGGCGTGATCAAGCGCATCACGCAGCGACTCAACCCCCGCGTAGTGAGAGTGGTCGCGCTGCCGGCGCCATCGGACCGGGAGAAAACGCAATGGTATTTCCAGCGTTACGTGCCACATCTGCCAGCCGGTGGCGAGATCGTGCTCTTCGATCGGTCCTGGTATAATCGGTCCGGTGTTGAGCGCGTCATGGGCTTTGCGAGCGAAGACCAGGTGGAACAGTTCTTCAACGATGTGCCCGAGTTCGAGCGCATGCTGGTGCGCTCCGGCATCCGACTGGTCAAATACTGGTTCTCGATCACCGACGAGGAACAGCAGATGCGTTTTTTGATGCGCATCCACGATCCCCTGAAACAGTGGAAGCTGTCGCCGATGGATTTGCAATCACGGGTCCGGTGGGAAGCTTATACCAAGGCAAAGGAAGAGACCTTCGCCCGCACGAATATCCCTGAGGCGCCCTGGTACATTGTCGAAGGCAACGACAAAAAGCGGGCCCGCCTCAACTGCATCGACCACCTGTTGACGCAGATTCCCTACGAAGACGTGGCGCATGAGGACATCACGCTCCCGGAGCGAGTATTTAACCCCGACTACGAACGCAAAGTCCTTCCGCCGGAGCTCTACGTGCCGCCGAAATACTGAGGCAGCTCAAAAAGCATCGAAGACATGCGGGATCCGAGCAACGTCTAGCCGCCGGCTGGTTCGTCTTCAGGTCTCCTCAGGGGCACGTGATAATGTTTGAAAAGGTTCCTTGTGTGTAGAGATGACGAACAGGTTCTCGCCTCCAGCACGATCCGCACGAGCGCGGCAGCTTAGTCGTCGCAACTGGTCATGTTTGTACATCCGGGCACAATTGTGCCTACTGCTGCTGCGGAAGATCCGGCCGGATTACGGGAGTGTTGCCGATAGGCGGCGCAGGCTTGACCAAGTCTCCGTCGCCGATCGACGGCGGCTTTAGCACGCCGTTGCAATCAGACAATTTCGAAGTGTCCGACGACCCATTCTTGGGTGGTGAAGTGCCGTTCTCAAAGGCGCGGGCCGGATTCTGCGGCTGGTCTGGCGCCTGGCAGCGATCCGACTGACTGGCGAGCGGCTGGGCAAGCGCCAATCCGCACAAAAGTCCGACGGCATATGCGCCGATGCGCCTCGTGCAACTGACAACATTTTCTTGAATGGAGAGCATGAGAACCCTCCTTCGTTCGCTTGTCGTGGAAACACTCTGGAATATCGAATGTTCCAAATGCGCCGGCGCGGGGTCAATCGACGGGTTGCCCGATTTTGCGCCCCGATGCTTTTGTCGCTGCCAGCATCGGAGCGCATGCTGCTTGACTGCAAAGTCGCCGCCAGAACCCAGGCGGCTGGGTTATTCTTGGGACGCTTGCCCGGGTTTTCAATGAGGCACTCCTGCAGATGCGGCTTTCTTTTTGAAAAACGATCCGAGCATACCTGGTCGTCAACCTCGCCAGGCTAGAGTGTACGTGTTTTGACGCTGCGGGCAAATTGGTGGAACGGGCCTTCAAATCGCCAGCCAGGACTTGACGACCACGACCTGGATATAGTCTCCGTCGAC is a genomic window of Rhizobium etli 8C-3 containing:
- the ppk2 gene encoding polyphosphate kinase 2: MNMPKDDLDKPDWLEAELADTLDEDYELELSEPALSEEIRNRTSHPPPMPRVDYFRALLALQAELIKLQDWVSYHREKVVVIFEGRDSAGKGGVIKRITQRLNPRVVRVVALPAPSDREKTQWYFQRYVPHLPAGGEIVLFDRSWYNRSGVERVMGFASEDQVEQFFNDVPEFERMLVRSGIRLVKYWFSITDEEQQMRFLMRIHDPLKQWKLSPMDLQSRVRWEAYTKAKEETFARTNIPEAPWYIVEGNDKKRARLNCIDHLLTQIPYEDVAHEDITLPERVFNPDYERKVLPPELYVPPKY